One window of the Procambarus clarkii isolate CNS0578487 chromosome 27, FALCON_Pclarkii_2.0, whole genome shotgun sequence genome contains the following:
- the LOC138369260 gene encoding mRNA decay activator protein ZFP36L3-like, protein MAGGDAMAGGDAMAGGDAINGGDAMAGGDAMAGGDAMAGGDAMAGGDAMAGGDAMAGGDAMAGGDTINGGDAMAGGDAMAGGDAMAGGDAINGDDAMESNDTMAGDDSMAGGDAMDGGDAPAGDDAMAGDDTTACDDSLAGVDSMAGGDAMAGGDAIAGGDAMNGDDTIARDNFIAGGGAIAGGDAKADGDSLAGGDATSFEFRYEGKA, encoded by the coding sequence atggctggtggtgacgccatggctggtggtgacgccatggctggtggagaCGCCATtaatggtggtgacgccatggctggtggtgacgccatggctggtggtgacgccatggctggtggtgacgccatggctggtggtgatgccatggctggtggtgacgccatggctggtggtgacgccatggctggtggagaCACCATtaatggtggtgacgccatggctggtggtgacgccatggctggtggtgacgccatggctggtggagaCGCCATTaatggtgatgacgccatggaaagtaatgacaccatggctggtgatgactccatggctggtggtgatgccatggatgGTGGTGACGCACCGGCTGGAGATGATgcaatggctggtgatgacaccacgGCTTGTGATGACTCCTTGGCTGGTGTTgactccatggctggtggtgacgcaatggccggtggtgacgccattgctggtggtgacgccatgaatGGTGATGACACAATAGCTAGGGATAATTTCATTGCTGGTGGTGGCGCAATAGCTGGTGGTGACGCAAAGGCTGATGGTGACTccttggctggtggtgatgccaccagttttgagttcagatatgaagggaaggcatag
- the LOC138369261 gene encoding golgin subfamily A member 6-like protein 2 has translation MACDDVIAGDAIIVGSDAMAGGDSIANGDALAGDGTMAGDDSMSGGDAMAGGDDPMAGDNAMAGDDAMDGGDAIAGDDDAMAGGDAMAGDDAMAGGDTMTGDDTITSGDTIANGDAIADDDDATLEVTP, from the coding sequence ATGGCTTGTGATGACGTCATAGCTGGTGATGCCATCATTGTTGgtagtgacgccatggctggtggtgactcgATAGCTAATGGTGATGCCTTGGCTGGTGATggcaccatggctggtgatgactccatgtctggtggtgacgccatggctggtggtgatgaccCCATGGCTGGAGataacgccatggctggtgatgacgccatggatGGTGGTGATGCTATAGCTGGTGATGACGATgctatggctggtggtgacgccatggctggtgatgatgccatggctggtggtgacaccatgaCTGGTGATGACACCATAACTAGTGGCGACACCATAGCTAATGGTGATGCCAtagctgatgatgatgatgccaCGCTGGAGGTGACACCATAG